The following proteins are encoded in a genomic region of Bubalus kerabau isolate K-KA32 ecotype Philippines breed swamp buffalo chromosome 13, PCC_UOA_SB_1v2, whole genome shotgun sequence:
- the NNAT gene encoding neuronatin isoform X2, which yields MAAVAAASAELLIIGWYIFRVLLQVFLECCIYWVGFAFRNPPGTQPIARSEVFRYSLQKLAYTVSRTGRHVLGERRQRAPN from the exons ATGGCGGCAGTGGCGGCAGCGTCGGCTGAATTGCTCATCATCGGCTGGTACATTTTCCGCGTGCTGCTGCAG GTGTTCCTGGAATGCTGCATTTACTGGGTAGGATTCGCTTTTCGAAATCCTCCAGGGACACAGCCCATTGCGAGAAGTGAG GTGTTCAGGTACTCCCTGCAGAAGCTGGCATACACGGTGTCGAGAACCGGACGGCACGTGCTGGGAGAGCGCCGCCAGCGGGCCCCCAACTGa
- the NNAT gene encoding neuronatin isoform X1 translates to MAAVAAASAELLIIGWYIFRVLLQVFLECCIYWVGFAFRNPPGTQPIARSVQVLPAEAGIHGVENRTARAGRAPPAGPQLRPQPPPLGGRVTRCSCAIPPAWEPAPRRNGASPVPSRQRSTCQGQ, encoded by the exons ATGGCGGCAGTGGCGGCAGCGTCGGCTGAATTGCTCATCATCGGCTGGTACATTTTCCGCGTGCTGCTGCAG GTGTTCCTGGAATGCTGCATTTACTGGGTAGGATTCGCTTTTCGAAATCCTCCAGGGACACAGCCCATTGCGAGAA GTGTTCAGGTACTCCCTGCAGAAGCTGGCATACACGGTGTCGAGAACCGGACGGCACGTGCTGGGAGAGCGCCGCCAGCGGGCCCCCAACTGaggccccagccccctcccctgggcGGCCGTGTCACCAGGTGCTCCTGTGCCATTCCACCAGCATGGGAGCCAGCGCCGCGCAGGAATGGGGCGTCCCCTGTGCCCTCTCGCCAGAGGAGCACTTGCCAAGGTCAGTGA
- the NNAT gene encoding neuronatin isoform X3 has translation MAAVAAASAELLIIGWYIFRVLLQVFRYSLQKLAYTVSRTGRHVLGERRQRAPN, from the exons ATGGCGGCAGTGGCGGCAGCGTCGGCTGAATTGCTCATCATCGGCTGGTACATTTTCCGCGTGCTGCTGCAG GTGTTCAGGTACTCCCTGCAGAAGCTGGCATACACGGTGTCGAGAACCGGACGGCACGTGCTGGGAGAGCGCCGCCAGCGGGCCCCCAACTGa
- the BLCAP gene encoding bladder cancer-associated protein produces MYCLQWLLPVLLIPKPLNPALWFSHSMFMGFYLLSFLLERKPCTICALVFLAALFLICYSCWGNCFLYHCSDSPLPESAHDPGVVGT; encoded by the coding sequence ATGTATTGCCTCCAGTGGCTGCTGCCCGTCCTCCTCATCCCCAAGCCCCTCAACCCCGCCCTGTGGTTCAGCCACTCCATGTTCATGGGCTTCTACCTGCTCAGCTTCCTCCTGGAGCGGAAGCCTTGCACAATTTGTGCCTTGGTTTTCCTGGCAGCCTTGTTCCTCATCTGCTATAGCTGCTGGGGAAACTGTTTCCTGTACCACTGCTCCGATTCCCCGCTTCCAGAATCGGCGCACGACCCTGGCGTCGTGGGCACCTAA